The following proteins are co-located in the Vigna angularis cultivar LongXiaoDou No.4 chromosome 2, ASM1680809v1, whole genome shotgun sequence genome:
- the LOC108329426 gene encoding calcium-dependent lipid-binding protein gives MGWFSGIFLGMVFGVALMAAWQRMMTYRSAKRISKAVDIKLLGSLNRDDLKKICGDNFPDWISFPVYEQVKWLNKQLSKLWPFVSDAATLVIRESVEPLLEEYRPPGITSLKFSKLSLGNVAPKVEGIRVQTLKKGQIIMDIDFRWGGDPNIVLAVEAALVASIPIQLKDLQVFTVIRVIFQLADEIPCISAVVVALLAEPKPRIDYTLKAVGGSLTALPGISDMIDDTVNSIVTDMLQWPHRIVVPLGGIPVDTSELELKPQGTLKVKVVKANDLKNMEMIGKSDPYVVLHIRPLFKVKTKVIDNNLNPVWNEEFELIAEDKETQSLIVEVFDEDIGQDKRLGIAKLPLIDLKEETEKEFELRLLPSLDTLKVKDKKDRGTLTLKIFYHEFDKKEQLVALEAEKKILEERKKLKEEGVIGSTMDALDGAASVVGSGVGMVGSGVGMVGSGVVSGAGLVRSGVVSGAGFVGSGVTSGAGLVGSGVTSGAGLVGSGVASGAGLVSSGVSSGAGLVGGGLGAGFGAVGSGLGAVGSGLSKAGKFMGRTITGQGGSKRSGSSTPINVEEAGGGAKPLNQ, from the exons ATGGGGTGGTTTTCTGGGATTTTTCTGGGGATGGTATTCGGCGTGGCATTGATGGCTGCGTGGCAACGCATGATGACGTACCGTAGCGCCAAGAGAATTTCAAAG GCAGTTGATATTAAACTCCTTGGGTCGCTCAACAGAGAcgatttaaagaaaatttgtggTGATAATTTTCCTGATTGGATATCTTTTCCTGTGTATGAGCAG GTGAAATGGCTAAACAAGCAGCTGTCCAAACTTTGGCCATTTGTTTCAGAT GCAGCAACATTGGTGATAAGAGAATCTGTTGAGCCGCTATTGGAAGAGTACAGACCTCCTGGAATTACTTCATTGAAGTTCAGCAAGCTCTCCCTCGGAAATGTTGCTCCAAAAGTTGAAG GTATTCGTGTTCAGACTCTTAAAAAAGGTCAAATAATTATGGACATTGATTTTCGTTGGGGTGGTGATCCCAATATCGTTTTGGCTGTTGAAGCTGCACTTGTTGCATCAATCCCTATTCAG TTGAAGGATCTCCAGGTTTTCACCGTTATCCGTGTTATATTCCAACTTGCTGATGAGATTCCGTGCATTTCTGCTGTTGTTGTTGCCCTACTTGCTGAG CCAAAGCCTAGAATTGATTACACTTTGAAGGCTGTTGGTGGAAGTTTGACAGCACTTCCTGGAATTTCAGACATGATTGAT GATACTGTGAACTCAATTGTTACTGACATGCTCCAATGGCCTCATAGGATTGTTGTTCCTCTTGGGGGTATACCTGTTGATACTAG TGAACTGGAGCTTAAACCCCAGGGAACGCTTAAAGTGAAGGTAGTGAAGGCTAATGATCTGAAGAATATGGAAATGATTGGGAAGTCCGATCCTTATGTAGTGTTGCATATTCGGCCGCTGTTTAAGGTTAAAACAAAGGTCATTGATAACAACTTGAATCCTGTTTGGAACGAGGAATTTGAGTTGATTGCAGAGGACAAGGAGACCCAGTCACTCATTGTTGAG GTTTTTGATGAAGACATTGGGCAAGATAAGCGATTGGGAATAGCAAAATTACCACTTATTGACCTGAAAGAAGAAACTGAAAAGGAGTTTGAGTTGAGACTGCTGCCATCACTTGATACACTGAAAGTGAAAGACAAAAAGGATCGAGGAACCTTGACATTAAAG ATCTTTTATCACGAATTTGACAAGAAAGAACAATTGGTTGCACTAGAGGCAGAGAAAAAGATActagaagaaaggaagaaacttAAAGAGGAGGGAGTTATAGGAAGTACAATGGATGCCCTAGATGGAGCAGCATCGGTGGTTGGTTCCGGTGTTGGAATGGTGGGTTCCGGTGTCGGAATGGTGGGTTCTGGTGTTGTTTCTGGTGCTGGACTTGTTCGGAGTGGTGTTGTTTCTGGAGCTGGATTTGTGGGGAGTGGTGTTACTTCTGGTGCTGGACTTGTGGGGAGTGGTGTTACTTCTGGTGCTGGACTTGTGGGGAGTGGTGTTGCTTCTGGTGCTGGACTTGTGAGTAGTGGAGTTTCTTCTGGAGCTGGGCTTGTTGGCGGCGGCCTTGGTGCTGGATTCGGGGCTGTTGGCAGTGGACTCGGTGCTGTTGGCAGTGGACTCAGCAAAGCAGGGAAGTTCATGGGAAGGACGATCACCGGACAAGGGGGATCCAAAAGGAGTGGTTCATCTACTCCTATCAATGTGGAGGAGGCTGGTGGTGGTGCAAAACCTCTCAATCAGTAA
- the LOC108328304 gene encoding cucumber peeling cupredoxin, which produces MAPPIAAQLAVFALFVTAVSAATTGYHNHTVGGAAGWSFNSTTNTTATNYTSWASNQTFDLGDYLIFNTNSNQTVVQTYNKTTYLNCTADDTDNGTFVYDSGSSGFGESLTIAVPLTIVGPNYFFSDSSDGLQCQLGLAFEIDVQHGAGLPPNLNQPPPPPYQEPPGSDAVQPPPVTVPQSPTGGAFASRADMRFTVYVFGAALLLLLQFQ; this is translated from the exons ATGGCGCCACCTATCGCGGCGCAACTCGCGGTCTTCGCCCTCTTCGTCACCGCCGTCTCCGCTGCCACAACTGGCTACCACAACCACACCGTTGGCGGCGCCGCCGGGTGGTCCTTCAACTCCACTACCAATACAACAGCCACTAACTACACTTCCTGGGCTTCGAATCAAACCTTCGACCTTGGCGATTATCTCA ttttcaatACGAACTCCAACCAAACGGTGGTTCAGACTTACAACAAGACGACCTATCTGAACTGCACCGCTGACGATACCGACAATGGTACCTTCGTGTACGACAGCGGTAGCAGTGGTTTCGGCGAATCGTTGACCATCGCCGTGCCGTTGACAATTGTTGGACCAAACTACTTTTTCTCCGACTCCAGCGACGGCTTGCAGTGCCAGCTCGGCTTGGCCTTCGAAATCGACGTCCAGCACGGCGCCGGCTTGCCACCGAACCTCAACCAGCCGCCTCCGCCGCCGTACCAGGAGCCTCCCGGTTCTGACGCCGTTCAGCCTCCACCGGTTACGGTACCGCAGTCTCCCACTGGCGGCGCGTTCGCGAGCCGCGCTGACATGCGCTTCACGGTTTACGTTTTCGGTGCGgcgttgctgctgctgctgcagTTTCAGTGA